The Rhinoraja longicauda isolate Sanriku21f chromosome 17, sRhiLon1.1, whole genome shotgun sequence genome includes a region encoding these proteins:
- the tada3l gene encoding transcriptional adapter 3: MSELKDCPLQFHDFKPVDHAKMCPRYAAVLSRSEDDGIGIEELDTLQLELETLLSSASRRLRILEAETQILTDWQDKKGDKRLLKFVKEHEHGTPQKHGKPKKQKIDGKGSHGSGPGPGRPKSKNVQPKIQEYEFTDDPLDIPRIPKNDAPNRFWASVEPYCADITNEEIRILEDLLKPPEDEAEYYKIPPLGKHYSQRWAQEDLLEEQKEGARAAAAAEKKKGVLGALTELDSKDVDAILKKEQHDQPEDGSPFGPLTQRLLQALVEENIISPMEDSPIPEMTGKDVGTDGASTSPRSQTKTFSVPHTKSLEARIKEELIAQGLLDSEDRPTEDSEDEVLAELRKRQAELKALSSHNRAKKQELLRLAKEELKKQELRQRVRIADNEVMDAFRKIMAARQKKRTPTKKEKDQAWKALKERESILKLLDS; this comes from the exons ATGAGCGAACTGAAAGATTGCCCACTACAGTTCCATGACTTCAAGCCAGTAGACCATGCAAAGATGTGTCCCCGGTATGCTGCTGTACTATCTCGTTCAGAAGATGACGGGATTGGAATTGAGGAACTGGACACGTTACAGTTAGAACTGGAAACATTGCTGTCCTCAGCGAGTCGGCGACTACGCATCCTAGAGGCAGAGACCCAG ATCCTCACAGACTGGCAGGATAAAAAAGGTGATAAGAGGCTGTTAAAATTTGTGAAAGAGCACGAGCATGGAACGCCACAGAAACATGGGAAACCGAAGAAGCAGAAAATTGATGGAAAAGGAAGTCATGGAAGTGGACCTGGTCCTGGGCGCCCTAAATCCAAAAATGtacagcccaaaatacaggagtaTGAATTTACAGATGATCCCTTGGATATTCCCAGAATTCCAAAGAACGACGCCCCTAACAG ATTCTGGGCATCAGTGGAACCGTACTGTGCTGATATAACTAATGAGGAGATCCGTATCCTTGAGGACCTTCTGAAACCCCCTGAAGATGAAGCAGAGTACTACAAG ATCCCTCCTCTGGGCAAACATTACTCGCAACGTTGGGCACAAGAGGACCTTCTGGAGGAGCAGAAGGAAGGTGCGCGTGCTGCGGCTGCAGCGGAGAAGAAGAAAGGCGTGCTTGGAGCTTTGACTGAGCTCGACTCTAAAG ATGTGGACGCAATCCTGAAGAAGGAACAACATGATCAGCCTGAAGACGGCTCTCCGTTTGGGCCCCTTACGCAACGATTGCTCCAGGCTTTGGTGGAG GAGAACATTATTTCACCCATGGAAGATTCCCCAATACCAGAGATGACTGGGAAAGATGTGGGAACTGATGGAGCAAGCACCTCTCCTCGAAGTCAGACTAAAACATTTAG TGTTCCTCACACAAAGTCTCTGGAAGCTCGGATCAAGGAAGAACTAATTGCACAGGGTCTGCTGGATTCTGAGGATCGTCCCACTGAAGACTCCGAGGATGAAGTCCTAGCAGAGCTCCGTAAACGTCAGGCAGAACTGAAAGCCCTCAGTAGCCACAATCGTGCAAAGAAACAGGAACTACTCAG GCTTGCCAAAGAGGAGTTAAAAAAGCAGGAGTTACGACAGCGGGTGAGGATAGCAGACAATGAAGTCATGGACGCCTTCCGGAAGATCATGGCAGCGCGGCAAAAGAAACGCACACCTACAAAAAAAGAGAAGGATCAGGCGTGGAAAGCCCTGAAGGAAAGGGAGAGCATCCTAAAGTTGTtggacagttaa